The following proteins are co-located in the Chryseobacterium daecheongense genome:
- a CDS encoding regulatory protein RecX produces MDKKSYTFEEIKQKLVNYCVYQDRCHAEVEQKMKEFMLINEAKEEILLYLIQENYLNEERFVRSYIRGKFYIKHWGRNKIRMNLKQKQISEKLIQSCFNEIDENDYFKTLKKIFDDHYSKSSGLKEYQRKTKTISYLIGKGYEYEIILQVLEN; encoded by the coding sequence ATGGATAAGAAATCTTATACTTTTGAAGAAATCAAACAAAAGCTGGTTAACTATTGTGTTTATCAGGACAGATGTCATGCTGAAGTTGAACAAAAGATGAAAGAATTCATGCTGATCAACGAAGCTAAAGAGGAGATTCTTTTATATCTGATTCAGGAAAATTATCTGAATGAGGAGAGGTTTGTAAGAAGTTATATCAGGGGAAAGTTTTATATAAAGCACTGGGGGAGAAATAAGATTCGGATGAATTTAAAGCAAAAGCAAATTTCCGAAAAGCTTATTCAATCCTGCTTTAATGAAATAGATGAGAACGATTATTTTAAAACCCTTAAAAAGATTTTTGATGATCACTATTCCAAATCAAGTGGGCTGAAAGAGTACCAGAGAAAAACGAAAACAATCAGTTATTTAATAGGCAAGGGGTACGAATATGAAATAATCCTGCAGGTTCTTGAGAATTAA
- a CDS encoding serine hydroxymethyltransferase — MDIIFDLIEKEKQRQTHGLELIASENFVSDNVMKAMGSVLTNKYAEGYPGKRYYGGCEVVDEVETLAINRAKELFGVDYVNVQPHSGSQANAAIYLAVLKPGDKIMGMDLSMGGHLTHGSAVNFSGIQYNVVSYGVQQETGLIDYDQMREVALRERPKMLIAGFSAYSRDLDYAKFREVADEVGATLWADIAHPAGLVAKGLLNSPFEHCHVVTTTTHKTLRGPRGGMIMMGKDFENTYGHKTPKGEIKMMSQVLDGAVFPGIQGGPLEHVIAGKAIAFGEALDTQFETYAKQVKSNAQALAKAMISRGFDIVSGGTDNHLMLVDLRNKGVNGKETEKALVLADITCNKNMVPFDDKSPFTTSGIRLGTAAITTRGLKEQDMETISELISEVVDNIKNEEVIASVKKKVNELMEGKALFNY, encoded by the coding sequence ATGGATATTATTTTCGACCTGATTGAAAAGGAAAAACAAAGACAAACTCATGGATTGGAGCTTATAGCATCGGAAAATTTTGTTTCTGATAATGTAATGAAGGCGATGGGGAGTGTATTAACAAATAAATACGCAGAAGGGTACCCTGGTAAAAGGTATTATGGTGGATGCGAAGTAGTAGATGAGGTCGAAACATTAGCAATAAACAGAGCAAAGGAGCTTTTTGGAGTTGACTATGTAAATGTTCAGCCTCACTCCGGATCTCAGGCTAATGCAGCTATTTACCTTGCCGTTTTGAAACCCGGAGATAAAATTATGGGAATGGATCTTTCCATGGGAGGACATCTGACTCATGGTTCAGCCGTTAATTTTTCAGGAATTCAGTATAATGTTGTTTCTTATGGCGTACAACAGGAAACAGGTTTGATTGATTACGATCAAATGAGAGAAGTTGCTTTGAGAGAAAGACCGAAAATGCTTATTGCCGGTTTTTCCGCTTACTCCAGAGACCTGGATTATGCAAAATTCAGAGAGGTGGCAGATGAAGTAGGTGCTACTCTGTGGGCTGACATTGCGCACCCGGCAGGTTTGGTTGCAAAGGGATTACTGAATTCCCCATTTGAACATTGCCACGTAGTGACTACAACTACTCATAAAACACTAAGAGGGCCAAGAGGAGGAATGATCATGATGGGTAAAGATTTCGAAAACACGTATGGTCATAAGACACCTAAAGGAGAGATCAAAATGATGAGTCAGGTTTTAGATGGTGCAGTATTTCCTGGAATTCAAGGAGGACCTCTTGAACATGTGATTGCTGGTAAAGCAATTGCTTTTGGAGAAGCTTTGGATACTCAGTTTGAGACTTATGCAAAACAAGTTAAATCTAATGCTCAAGCTTTAGCAAAGGCAATGATCAGTAGAGGGTTTGATATTGTGAGCGGGGGGACAGATAACCACTTAATGCTTGTCGATCTTAGAAATAAAGGCGTTAATGGTAAAGAGACTGAAAAAGCATTAGTTCTGGCAGATATTACATGTAACAAAAATATGGTTCCTTTTGATGATAAATCACCATTTACTACATCTGGAATCAGACTAGGAACTGCAGCAATTACAACAAGAGGATTAAAAGAGCAGGATATGGAAACTATTTCAGAACTCATCTCCGAGGTTGTTGATAATATCAAGAATGAAGAAGTTATTGCATCTGTAAAAAAGAAAGTAAATGAATTAATGGAAGGGAAAGCTTTGTTTAATTACTAA
- a CDS encoding NAD(P)/FAD-dependent oxidoreductase gives MEVNPYDVIIIGGSYAGLSAAMALGRSLRNVLIIDGGKPCNEQTPYSHNFLTQDGRTPREISDEAKSQVKKYSSVKFYDGIASKLLKIDNGFEVETQSLERFKSKKLIIATGINDIKPIIPGFKDCWGISVLHCPYCHGYEVKNEKTGIMGNGDFAYEFSKMISHWTKDLTLFTNGKAELTEDQIRKLQEKKININENEITELKHRNGIIESVVFKDGSKVSLKAVYAKVPFEQNINVSQDLGIEITESGHIKTDAFYKTNVYGVYACGDSSSMMRSVANAVGSGNTVGAMVNKELIEEEF, from the coding sequence ATGGAAGTAAACCCTTATGATGTTATAATAATTGGAGGCAGTTATGCTGGTCTTTCAGCTGCAATGGCTTTAGGAAGATCTTTGAGAAATGTATTAATTATTGATGGAGGAAAACCTTGCAATGAGCAAACACCTTATTCTCATAATTTTCTGACACAAGATGGAAGGACTCCCCGGGAGATTAGTGATGAGGCTAAATCTCAGGTGAAAAAATATAGTTCTGTAAAGTTTTATGATGGTATTGCGAGTAAACTTCTGAAAATAGATAACGGATTTGAAGTCGAAACTCAGTCACTAGAAAGATTCAAATCTAAGAAATTGATTATTGCCACTGGAATTAATGATATAAAGCCAATTATTCCAGGATTCAAAGATTGTTGGGGGATTTCTGTTTTACACTGTCCGTATTGTCATGGGTACGAAGTGAAAAATGAGAAAACAGGAATTATGGGTAATGGCGATTTTGCCTATGAGTTTTCAAAAATGATTTCACATTGGACGAAAGACCTTACTCTGTTTACCAATGGAAAGGCAGAGCTCACAGAAGATCAGATCAGAAAGTTACAAGAAAAAAAAATTAATATCAATGAAAATGAAATTACGGAATTGAAGCATAGGAACGGGATCATTGAAAGTGTCGTCTTTAAAGACGGATCAAAAGTTTCTTTAAAAGCTGTCTATGCTAAAGTTCCTTTTGAGCAAAATATAAACGTTTCACAGGATTTAGGCATCGAAATAACTGAGTCAGGCCATATAAAAACAGATGCTTTTTATAAAACCAATGTGTATGGTGTTTATGCCTGTGGTGATAGCTCTTCAATGATGAGATCTGTAGCAAATGCTGTCGGATCTGGAAATACCGTTGGTGCTATGGTAAATAAGGAGCTTATTGAAGAAGAATTTTAA
- a CDS encoding glycosyltransferase family 39 protein: MKKSYLILFVFIIAKFILQYLLINPEYELHRDEFLHIDQGDHLAWGYLSVPPVSSWVAWLIKILGRSVFWVRFFPALFGALTIVVVWKIIEELKGGLFAQILASFGLLFSVLLRLNMFFQPNSSEVFLWTLFFYILIKYIYTEKIKWLYSGGIIFGLGTLNKYNIAFLALGFIPALLLTGQRKIFANKHTYWAALVTLVIIFPNLLWQYNNNFPVIHHMKQLSENQLVNVNRFDFFKSQLLFFIGVTFVIILAFYALLFYKPFEKFRFFFWGYVIAISLFVFFKAKDYYAIGLYPVYIAFGSAYLDHILESGWKRFLKPLCILFPILLFIPMYCILFPNKSPEFIVNNPERYKKFGLLRWEDGKDHSLPQDFADMQGWKELAQKVDKEYYKLSKIGKTLVLCDNYGQAGAINYYSKMGIKAVSFNADYINWFDLKDKYFNLIRIKDNDNELKETGPYFEISRKADSITNPFAREKGTLIFSFSRAKIDVRPKLKNEIDDNKREF, from the coding sequence ATGAAGAAAAGCTATCTTATTCTTTTCGTTTTTATTATTGCAAAATTTATTCTTCAATATTTATTGATTAACCCCGAATACGAATTACATCGGGATGAGTTTCTTCATATTGATCAGGGAGATCATCTTGCGTGGGGATATTTGTCCGTTCCACCAGTTAGTTCTTGGGTGGCATGGTTAATTAAAATATTAGGTAGATCAGTATTCTGGGTTAGATTTTTTCCGGCTTTATTTGGGGCGCTGACTATAGTTGTGGTGTGGAAGATCATTGAAGAGTTAAAAGGAGGATTGTTTGCTCAGATTTTGGCTTCTTTTGGGCTATTATTTTCTGTGCTTTTGCGATTAAATATGTTTTTTCAGCCTAACTCTTCGGAAGTGTTTTTATGGACTTTATTCTTTTATATTTTAATTAAATACATATATACAGAGAAAATAAAATGGCTTTATTCCGGTGGGATAATTTTTGGTTTGGGTACTTTAAATAAATATAATATTGCTTTTCTGGCATTGGGTTTTATCCCTGCACTTTTGTTAACAGGCCAAAGAAAGATCTTTGCAAACAAGCACACCTATTGGGCTGCACTTGTAACTTTAGTTATTATTTTTCCTAATCTCTTATGGCAGTATAATAATAACTTCCCTGTTATTCATCATATGAAGCAGCTTTCAGAGAATCAATTGGTCAATGTGAATAGATTTGACTTTTTTAAATCTCAATTACTATTCTTTATAGGAGTTACATTTGTTATCATATTGGCTTTCTACGCCCTGTTATTTTACAAACCATTTGAAAAGTTCAGATTTTTCTTTTGGGGATATGTAATTGCAATATCTCTGTTTGTCTTTTTTAAAGCTAAAGATTATTATGCAATTGGTCTTTATCCTGTTTATATTGCCTTTGGGTCAGCTTATTTAGATCACATTTTAGAAAGCGGATGGAAAAGATTTCTTAAACCACTCTGTATACTTTTCCCTATACTATTATTTATTCCCATGTATTGTATTTTGTTTCCTAATAAGAGTCCTGAGTTTATTGTGAATAATCCGGAGCGTTATAAAAAATTTGGATTGTTGAGATGGGAGGATGGAAAGGATCACTCATTACCTCAGGATTTTGCAGATATGCAAGGGTGGAAAGAATTAGCACAAAAAGTAGATAAAGAATATTATAAATTATCAAAGATAGGAAAGACTTTAGTTTTATGTGATAATTATGGTCAAGCTGGAGCTATTAACTATTATTCAAAGATGGGAATAAAAGCTGTCTCATTTAATGCCGATTATATCAACTGGTTTGATCTTAAAGACAAATATTTTAACTTGATAAGAATAAAAGATAATGATAATGAGCTAAAAGAGACTGGTCCTTACTTTGAAATTTCAAGAAAAGCTGATTCTATTACCAATCCTTTTGCCAGAGAAAAAGGTACTCTTATTTTTAGTTTCAGTCGGGCAAAAATAGATGTTAGGCCGAAATTAAAAAATGAGATCGATGATAATAAAAGGGAATTTTGA
- a CDS encoding efflux RND transporter periplasmic adaptor subunit, with the protein MKKKFTWKKAIYILLGLLFAVALFSGIGYLIKSNSKESEAFLTRKPTVQNMDDKVMATGKIIPKEEIEIKPNIAGIIDKILVDEGDKVVAGQLVATVRIIPNIADVNNAQQEVQNAQLQISNAKLNVDNMQKQFDMQQKLYSQGVISKQDYLNSQQQLYSQQQTLKNANQQFQTAQKRLQIVKTGATPELQGFATTQIRSKAAGTVLDVPVKVGSQVIEANSFNAGTTICSIADLNSLIFQGEIDEAQAGKLKQGMPMNIVIGALQNKTFPGKLTMIAPKGKDNLGTIKFPVEGDVTNPNNEYIRAGFSANGEIVLNSQKNALLLDESLIQYEKNNGKDRSFVEVKQPDGKFKKVYVKLGASDGINVQILSGIDKNSEVKVWNPSDKDKEELKEKKK; encoded by the coding sequence ATGAAAAAGAAATTCACTTGGAAAAAAGCCATTTATATACTGTTGGGGCTTTTATTTGCAGTGGCATTATTCTCGGGAATCGGTTATCTGATCAAATCCAATTCTAAAGAGAGTGAAGCGTTCCTTACGCGAAAACCAACGGTCCAGAATATGGATGATAAAGTCATGGCGACAGGGAAAATTATACCAAAAGAAGAAATCGAGATCAAGCCTAATATTGCAGGGATTATTGATAAAATTTTAGTTGATGAAGGGGATAAAGTAGTTGCTGGACAATTGGTTGCAACGGTTAGGATTATTCCAAATATCGCAGATGTAAACAATGCACAGCAGGAAGTTCAGAATGCGCAGCTTCAGATCAGCAATGCCAAGCTGAATGTAGATAACATGCAGAAACAATTTGATATGCAACAGAAATTGTATAGTCAGGGAGTTATTTCCAAGCAGGATTATTTAAACTCTCAACAACAATTGTATTCTCAGCAACAGACTCTTAAAAACGCAAACCAGCAATTCCAGACGGCTCAGAAAAGATTACAAATTGTGAAAACCGGAGCAACTCCTGAACTTCAGGGTTTTGCTACAACGCAAATACGTTCAAAAGCTGCAGGAACGGTACTTGATGTTCCTGTAAAAGTAGGAAGCCAGGTTATTGAAGCGAACTCTTTCAACGCGGGAACAACGATTTGCTCTATTGCCGATCTTAATTCACTGATCTTTCAGGGAGAGATTGATGAAGCTCAGGCGGGAAAACTGAAGCAGGGGATGCCAATGAATATTGTGATTGGTGCCTTGCAGAACAAAACTTTTCCAGGGAAATTAACAATGATTGCTCCTAAGGGAAAAGATAATCTTGGAACGATAAAATTTCCTGTAGAAGGCGATGTAACCAATCCTAATAATGAATACATCAGAGCTGGATTTTCAGCAAATGGAGAGATTGTATTGAATTCCCAAAAGAATGCATTATTGCTTGACGAATCTCTTATTCAATATGAGAAAAACAACGGTAAAGACAGATCTTTTGTTGAGGTAAAGCAACCTGATGGAAAATTCAAAAAAGTATATGTGAAATTAGGAGCCAGTGACGGGATCAATGTTCAAATTCTTTCAGGAATAGATAAAAATTCTGAAGTAAAAGTATGGAACCCATCAGATAAGGACAAAGAGGAACTTAAAGAAAAGAAAAAATAA
- a CDS encoding ABC transporter permease, which yields MNILFKKDTWQEIYYSLRNNKLRTFLTMIGVGWGMFLYVSLLGAAKGMENGFDKLFSGFATNSIFLWAQKTSIPYEGFPKGREMKLHLPDMEMLKRKIPEIDYISPQNARGSFTGTPGESMSRNGKSATYSLTGDYPVGNKISEKKLIFGRYINDADLSGNKNVAVIGEEVYKNFFNSKKKENPIGKSINIKGLFFNIIGVFRVKKGGGFENDRTVFIPLSSYTKMYNAGDNIDMFAIVSRPDADLKIVEEKVKQVLKLKNKVSPEDTNAFGSFNLGKEFGKLTGFLTGMQLLTIIVGTLTILAGVIAISNILLITVKERTKEIGIRRALGAKPSEVRNQILLESVVITLSSGLLGFMLGIFVLMVLNMATQNQDAFPFYNPTVNYGNVFAAMAVMVVLGLIIGMIPAQRAVKIRPIEALRTE from the coding sequence ATGAACATCTTATTTAAAAAGGATACCTGGCAGGAAATTTATTATTCACTGAGAAATAATAAACTTCGGACATTCCTTACCATGATCGGGGTGGGTTGGGGTATGTTTTTATACGTAAGTTTGCTGGGAGCAGCAAAAGGAATGGAGAATGGTTTCGATAAATTATTTTCAGGCTTTGCAACGAATTCTATTTTTCTATGGGCTCAGAAAACCTCTATTCCATACGAAGGTTTTCCAAAAGGGAGAGAGATGAAACTGCATTTGCCGGATATGGAAATGCTTAAAAGAAAAATTCCTGAAATAGATTACATTTCACCACAGAATGCTCGGGGAAGTTTTACAGGAACACCCGGAGAATCTATGTCAAGAAACGGGAAAAGTGCTACCTATTCTCTTACAGGGGATTATCCTGTGGGAAATAAAATTTCTGAAAAGAAACTTATTTTCGGACGCTATATAAACGATGCCGATTTATCAGGCAATAAAAATGTTGCCGTGATCGGAGAAGAGGTATATAAAAACTTTTTTAATTCCAAAAAGAAAGAAAATCCTATTGGTAAATCAATAAATATAAAAGGGCTTTTCTTTAATATTATCGGTGTTTTCAGAGTGAAAAAAGGAGGCGGTTTTGAAAATGACCGTACTGTTTTCATTCCTCTTTCTTCATACACGAAAATGTATAATGCGGGAGACAATATTGATATGTTTGCTATTGTCAGCAGGCCGGATGCCGATTTAAAGATTGTGGAAGAAAAAGTAAAACAGGTATTAAAGCTTAAAAATAAAGTTTCACCTGAAGATACAAATGCATTTGGAAGCTTCAACCTTGGAAAAGAATTTGGAAAATTAACCGGATTCCTAACCGGAATGCAGCTATTAACAATTATTGTAGGAACACTTACGATTCTTGCGGGAGTTATTGCGATCTCAAATATCTTACTGATTACGGTAAAAGAGAGAACAAAAGAAATAGGGATCCGAAGAGCATTAGGAGCCAAACCTTCAGAAGTAAGAAATCAGATTCTGCTGGAAAGTGTTGTAATTACACTATCCTCTGGGTTATTAGGATTCATGTTGGGAATATTTGTCCTGATGGTCCTGAATATGGCTACACAGAATCAGGATGCCTTTCCATTTTATAATCCTACAGTAAACTACGGAAATGTATTTGCTGCCATGGCGGTGATGGTAGTTTTAGGATTGATTATCGGAATGATTCCAGCTCAGAGAGCTGTTAAAATCAGACCTATTGAAGCGTTAAGAACTGAATAA
- a CDS encoding ABC transporter permease yields the protein MFDLDRWQEIFSSIRSNVLRTVLSGFTVALGLFIFIVLFGIGKGLQNAFTEGFARDAQNLISIFTGKTTIAYKGLQSDRNVTMNNDDYDFLVKADKEKVGYSTPRYQTSLLVKYGKESGNYQVNGGDPEEKFIENRKILEGRYINPSDLERKQNVAVIGRMVQRDLIKNGSPVGKELNINGTMFKVVGVFSDDGGDWDERHITVPITTLQQMKKGSDTVTTVYIAYNEKLTPQQAIKYGNELKDRLKARKNVSPDDENGVRVWNNAENMNDTFMFMAVLTGIVGFIGMGTLIAGIIGISNIMVYIVKERTKEIGVRKAIGAKPKSIVALIVQESVVITVISGLIGVGLGVLALSLMGDSLEEFFIKNPSVGWTEIFMAFLALVFSGLIAGFVPAYRASKIKPIEALRTE from the coding sequence ATGTTTGACCTGGATCGTTGGCAGGAAATATTCAGTTCCATTCGCAGTAATGTATTGCGGACGGTGCTTTCCGGATTTACGGTGGCATTAGGGCTGTTTATCTTTATCGTTCTTTTCGGAATCGGTAAAGGTTTACAAAACGCTTTTACAGAAGGTTTTGCAAGGGATGCTCAAAATCTTATTTCCATCTTTACAGGAAAAACAACCATTGCCTACAAAGGATTACAGTCGGATCGTAACGTAACCATGAATAATGATGACTATGACTTTCTGGTTAAAGCAGATAAGGAAAAAGTAGGCTATTCAACTCCAAGGTATCAAACCAGTTTGCTGGTGAAGTACGGAAAAGAAAGTGGGAATTATCAGGTTAACGGAGGAGATCCTGAAGAAAAGTTCATTGAAAACAGGAAAATTCTTGAGGGACGTTATATCAATCCTTCCGATCTTGAAAGAAAACAAAATGTTGCCGTGATCGGACGAATGGTACAGAGAGATTTGATCAAAAACGGAAGTCCGGTAGGAAAAGAACTGAATATTAACGGAACAATGTTCAAAGTAGTTGGAGTATTTTCCGACGACGGTGGAGACTGGGACGAAAGACATATTACAGTACCCATTACTACTTTGCAACAGATGAAAAAAGGTTCAGATACTGTAACAACGGTTTATATAGCCTATAACGAAAAGCTAACACCTCAGCAAGCTATAAAATATGGTAACGAGCTTAAAGATAGATTAAAAGCCAGGAAGAATGTTTCTCCTGACGATGAAAATGGGGTCCGGGTATGGAATAATGCAGAAAATATGAATGATACATTTATGTTTATGGCTGTACTTACAGGTATTGTTGGTTTTATCGGGATGGGGACTTTGATCGCGGGAATCATTGGAATCAGTAACATTATGGTTTACATCGTTAAAGAGAGAACCAAGGAGATAGGTGTTAGAAAGGCTATTGGAGCGAAACCAAAAAGCATTGTGGCATTAATTGTACAGGAGAGTGTTGTGATCACTGTGATCTCAGGTTTAATTGGGGTAGGTTTGGGAGTTTTAGCGCTTAGCCTTATGGGAGACAGCCTTGAAGAATTTTTTATCAAGAACCCTAGTGTCGGCTGGACCGAGATCTTTATGGCGTTTCTGGCATTGGTTTTTTCAGGATTGATTGCCGGTTTTGTTCCCGCTTACAGGGCATCGAAAATTAAACCTATAGAGGCATTACGAACAGAGTAA
- a CDS encoding ABC transporter ATP-binding protein produces the protein MLVIQDLNKSYDTGKSKLHVLKGINLNISEGEFVSIMGSSGSGKSTLLNIIGILDEKDSGIYELDGVPIEHLSEVKAAEYRSKFLGFIFQSFNLIGYKTALENVALPLYYQNVPRKERNQIAMEYLEKVGLAQWATHLPNELSGGQKQRVAIARALITNPKVVLADEPTGALDSKTTHDIMKLLQDINNEGKTIIVVTHEPDVAAQTKRNVILKDGVIESDEFIKQVVL, from the coding sequence ATGTTAGTAATTCAGGATTTAAACAAATCATACGATACAGGGAAAAGTAAACTGCACGTTCTCAAAGGAATTAATCTCAATATTTCCGAAGGCGAGTTTGTTTCTATTATGGGAAGTTCGGGTTCCGGAAAGTCTACCCTCCTTAATATTATAGGGATTCTGGATGAAAAGGATTCCGGGATTTATGAGCTGGACGGTGTTCCCATCGAGCATTTATCCGAAGTAAAGGCTGCAGAATACAGAAGTAAATTTTTAGGATTTATTTTTCAGTCTTTTAATCTGATAGGATATAAAACGGCTTTAGAAAATGTTGCTCTCCCTTTATATTATCAGAACGTACCCCGAAAAGAACGTAATCAGATCGCCATGGAATATCTGGAGAAAGTAGGACTCGCCCAATGGGCAACCCATCTTCCCAATGAGCTCTCTGGTGGACAAAAACAAAGGGTAGCTATTGCAAGGGCGCTGATCACAAATCCTAAAGTGGTATTGGCCGATGAGCCTACAGGTGCCTTGGATTCAAAAACAACCCATGATATCATGAAATTGTTACAGGATATTAATAATGAAGGAAAAACGATCATTGTAGTAACCCACGAACCTGATGTTGCAGCACAAACAAAAAGAAATGTGATTTTAAAGGATGGAGTTATCGAAAGTGATGAATTTATCAAACAGGTTGTTCTATAA
- a CDS encoding ribonucleotide-diphosphate reductase subunit beta, whose translation MGIFDKRVSYKPFEYPEVLQFVEAINKSFWVHSEVDFTADIQDFHSQLEPHEKNSVKNALLAIAQIEVSVKTFWGNLYNHMPKPELNGLGATFAECEFRHSEAYSRLLEVLGYNEEFTNVIAVPAVKKRIDFLSNVLKHANSSTPKEYVSSLLLFSILIENVSLFSQFAIILSFTRFKGYMKNVSNIIAWTSVDEQIHANAGIYLINKIREEQPDLLTDSDIEDIYTLVDQSVELEGEILDWIFELGELSVFSKEDLLNFMKYRVDDSLKKINMDTRYNISPEQYRPMKWFEEEVFANSMDDFFAKRPVDYTKHDKSITANDLF comes from the coding sequence ATGGGAATTTTTGATAAGAGAGTAAGTTACAAGCCATTTGAATACCCTGAGGTTCTTCAATTTGTAGAAGCGATCAACAAATCGTTTTGGGTGCATTCGGAAGTGGATTTTACTGCAGACATTCAGGATTTTCATTCGCAGCTGGAACCACACGAAAAAAATTCTGTGAAAAATGCTTTACTGGCTATTGCACAGATCGAGGTGTCTGTAAAGACATTTTGGGGAAACCTATACAATCATATGCCAAAACCTGAACTGAACGGTTTAGGAGCTACTTTCGCTGAATGTGAATTCCGTCATTCTGAAGCCTATTCGCGTTTATTGGAAGTACTGGGATATAATGAAGAATTTACCAACGTTATAGCAGTTCCTGCTGTAAAAAAGAGAATTGACTTCTTATCAAATGTTCTGAAACATGCTAATTCTTCCACCCCTAAAGAATATGTTTCTTCTCTTTTACTATTCAGTATCCTGATTGAAAATGTATCGCTTTTCTCACAATTTGCGATCATTCTTTCTTTCACAAGATTTAAAGGATACATGAAAAACGTTTCCAATATTATCGCGTGGACTTCTGTTGATGAACAAATCCATGCTAACGCAGGAATTTATCTGATAAACAAAATCCGCGAAGAACAACCTGATTTATTAACTGATTCAGACATTGAAGATATCTATACTTTGGTAGATCAATCTGTAGAATTGGAAGGTGAAATCTTAGACTGGATCTTTGAATTGGGAGAATTGAGTGTATTCTCAAAAGAAGACTTACTCAACTTTATGAAATACCGTGTTGACGACAGCTTAAAGAAAATCAATATGGATACACGCTACAACATTTCGCCGGAACAATACCGTCCGATGAAATGGTTTGAGGAAGAGGTTTTTGCTAATTCTATGGATGATTTCTTTGCTAAAAGACCTGTTGACTATACGAAACACGACAAGAGTATTACAGCCAACGATTTGTTTTAA